The Flavobacterium piscisymbiosum genome includes a region encoding these proteins:
- a CDS encoding lipocalin family protein — protein sequence MKNRYIAPVLLGAGVALALYSCGATIPEKAKAVTNFDKSRYLGKWYEIARLDFKYEKDLNNVTAEYSLNDNGTIRVNNKGYNVKKDKWEESIGKAKFVKKDNIGMLKVSFFGPFYAGYNVIAIDENYKYALVAGENLKYMWILSRETTIPESIKADYLIKAQEIGYKVTDLVWTQHNKTN from the coding sequence ATGAAAAATAGATATATAGCTCCGGTTCTTCTTGGGGCAGGAGTTGCACTTGCTCTTTATTCCTGTGGAGCGACAATTCCGGAAAAAGCAAAAGCAGTCACTAATTTTGACAAATCGAGATACTTAGGAAAATGGTACGAAATTGCCAGACTGGATTTTAAGTATGAAAAAGATCTCAACAACGTCACAGCCGAATATTCTCTAAACGATAACGGTACGATTAGAGTTAATAATAAGGGCTACAATGTCAAAAAAGACAAATGGGAAGAAAGCATAGGAAAAGCCAAATTTGTCAAAAAAGACAATATTGGTATGCTTAAGGTCTCATTTTTTGGTCCTTTTTATGCCGGATATAATGTAATTGCAATTGATGAAAATTACAAATACGCACTTGTTGCCGGTGAAAATTTAAAATACATGTGGATACTTTCGAGAGAAACCACCATACCGGAAAGCATAAAAGCAGATTATCTGATAAAAGCTCAGGAAATTGGTTATAAAGTGACAGATCTGGTTTGGACACAACACAATAAGACAAATTAA
- a CDS encoding DUF4349 domain-containing protein encodes MKTIVKLGLTYVVIIALLFSCKKADNSSYGESADMKVSADSTAVSSSAAVVDKNSKQKFIRTADIKFKVKNVVKSTYAIENATQKFGGYVTYTNLQSNIHDQIKTKISQDSTLETTKYTVENNITIRVPNTQLDTVIKTIAKQIDFLDFRVIKADDVSLKLLSNQLSQKRSATNEKRVENAIDAKGKKLNDVIEAENTLANQKEANDNRTIDNLSLKDQINFSTITLQLYQNETIRQETMASEKNSNAYKPNLGLQILDSLKNGWYILETIFVFLINLWPFILLGSLGFFLYKKHGKK; translated from the coding sequence ATGAAAACAATTGTAAAATTAGGATTGACTTATGTAGTAATCATCGCATTACTATTTTCTTGTAAAAAAGCTGATAATTCTTCGTACGGAGAATCGGCAGATATGAAAGTTTCAGCAGATAGTACGGCTGTTTCATCATCGGCAGCGGTAGTCGATAAAAACAGTAAGCAAAAATTTATTCGAACTGCCGATATTAAATTCAAGGTCAAGAATGTCGTCAAGTCTACCTATGCAATTGAAAACGCTACTCAAAAATTTGGCGGTTATGTTACCTACACCAATTTACAAAGTAACATTCACGACCAGATTAAAACAAAAATCAGTCAGGATAGTACGCTTGAAACTACGAAATATACGGTCGAAAATAATATTACGATTCGCGTTCCTAACACGCAGCTTGATACTGTTATAAAAACTATCGCTAAACAAATCGATTTTCTTGATTTTAGAGTTATCAAAGCTGATGATGTTTCATTGAAATTATTATCGAATCAGCTTTCGCAAAAAAGAAGTGCGACAAACGAAAAAAGAGTTGAAAATGCAATTGATGCCAAAGGCAAAAAATTAAATGATGTTATTGAAGCCGAAAATACTCTGGCCAACCAAAAAGAAGCCAACGACAATCGTACAATTGATAATTTATCATTAAAAGATCAGATTAATTTTAGCACTATTACTTTGCAGCTTTATCAAAATGAAACCATTAGACAGGAAACAATGGCAAGCGAGAAAAACAGCAATGCTTACAAACCAAATCTAGGTTTGCAAATTCTCGATTCGCTTAAAAATGGTTGGTATATCCTTGAAACAATTTTTGTTTTCTTAATTAATCTTTGGCCATTTATTTTACTTGGGTCACTTGGTTTTTTTCTTTACAAAAAACACGGAAAGAAATAA
- a CDS encoding amidohydrolase family protein: MIHKNIYIMLLAVCASVQIKAQQIPAPKQTKSVLILNATAHLGNGTVIQNSAIGFKDGKITLVADATTIRLAANAYDTTIDAAGKHVYPGFIVPNATLGLVEIDAVKSSDDQEEIGSFNPNVRSIIAYNSESKVVETVRPNGVLIAQIAPRGGRISGTSSVVQLDAWSWQDAILKENDGIHLNFPSNFKRSGSWFEPGIIEANKDYPKQVEEIAAFLINSKTYNQAPAKERNVVLEATKGLFDGTQTLYIHADEEKQIVDAIQLAVDNQIKKIVIVGGFEAHKSTDVLQKYNVGVLLRRVHDMPTSDDQDVNLPYKMAKILTDKGIVVGLENSGDHERMSVRNLPFLAGTCAAFGLDKEKALQLITSNTAKLLGIDATCGTLETGKDATLFISEGDALDMKTNKLTTAFIQGRSINLETFQTKLNDKFKAKYNQK; the protein is encoded by the coding sequence ATGATACATAAAAACATATATATAATGCTGCTCGCAGTTTGTGCTTCGGTACAAATAAAAGCACAACAAATACCGGCACCAAAACAAACTAAATCGGTTTTAATTTTAAATGCCACTGCACATTTAGGTAACGGAACTGTTATTCAAAACAGTGCGATTGGTTTTAAAGACGGAAAAATTACTTTAGTAGCCGATGCTACAACCATAAGACTTGCTGCTAATGCCTATGATACTACTATAGATGCCGCTGGAAAACACGTTTACCCGGGATTTATTGTTCCTAATGCAACACTGGGTTTGGTAGAAATTGATGCTGTAAAATCATCAGACGATCAGGAAGAAATTGGTAGTTTTAACCCGAATGTGAGAAGTATTATTGCTTATAACTCAGAATCGAAAGTAGTAGAAACGGTTCGTCCAAATGGTGTTTTAATTGCTCAGATTGCTCCGCGTGGAGGCAGAATTTCAGGAACTTCTTCAGTAGTACAATTGGATGCCTGGAGCTGGCAAGATGCTATCTTAAAAGAGAACGACGGGATTCATCTTAATTTTCCATCCAACTTTAAAAGATCAGGATCTTGGTTTGAACCCGGAATAATCGAAGCCAACAAAGATTACCCTAAACAGGTCGAAGAAATCGCTGCGTTTTTAATCAACTCAAAAACATACAACCAAGCGCCTGCAAAAGAAAGAAATGTAGTTCTTGAAGCTACAAAAGGGCTTTTTGACGGAACTCAAACGCTTTATATTCATGCAGATGAAGAAAAACAAATTGTAGATGCCATACAATTAGCCGTTGACAATCAGATTAAAAAAATTGTTATTGTTGGAGGATTCGAAGCTCACAAATCGACTGATGTATTGCAAAAATACAATGTAGGTGTTTTACTAAGACGTGTTCACGATATGCCAACAAGTGACGACCAGGATGTAAATCTTCCGTACAAAATGGCTAAAATACTTACTGATAAAGGTATTGTAGTAGGACTTGAAAATAGCGGAGATCACGAACGTATGAGCGTAAGAAACCTTCCGTTCCTGGCAGGAACCTGCGCAGCTTTTGGTCTGGACAAAGAAAAAGCATTACAGCTTATTACTTCAAATACAGCCAAATTATTAGGTATCGATGCTACTTGCGGTACATTAGAAACCGGGAAAGATGCAACGTTATTTATATCTGAAGGTGATGCACTTGATATGAAAACAAATAAATTAACGACGGCTTTCATTCAGGGAAGATCAATTAATTTAGAAACTTTTCAAACCAAATTAAACGATAAATTCAAAGCAAAGTACAACCAGAAATAA
- a CDS encoding DoxX family membrane protein: MKIATIIVRVLIGLLLLFASISYFFHLAPEPETTGNFKAFNVGLMASTYIMPLAKSIELLCGIAFVTGRYVTLANILILPITVNILFINYFLAPQGLPIAVLLFLANLFLIYRYWDNYKSVFTR, encoded by the coding sequence ATGAAAATTGCTACTATTATTGTCCGCGTTTTAATTGGTCTTTTGTTGCTTTTTGCTTCTATAAGTTATTTTTTTCACTTGGCGCCGGAACCGGAAACAACAGGAAACTTTAAAGCTTTTAATGTTGGTTTAATGGCCTCTACGTATATTATGCCTTTAGCAAAGTCGATTGAATTGCTTTGTGGAATTGCTTTTGTAACCGGGCGTTATGTAACATTGGCTAATATTTTGATCTTGCCTATAACGGTAAATATTTTGTTCATCAATTATTTTTTAGCTCCGCAAGGTTTACCAATTGCGGTTTTATTATTCTTAGCTAACTTATTCTTGATTTACAGATATTGGGATAATTATAAATCAGTTTTTACCAGATAA
- the tilS gene encoding tRNA lysidine(34) synthetase TilS, which translates to MFSKFQNHIVSRFPFLEDQKLFLAVSGGLDSMVLLHVMKQLPYEIAVLHCNFQLRGLESFGDQNFIQEYCDQNNIPIYTTQFDTEAFAKDYKLSTQVAARELRYSWFYELLEKENFDYILTAHHADDNLETFIINLTRGTGLEGLTGIPEQNDRIIRPLLPFSREEILKYAEDNTIEWREDSSNASNKYLRNKIRHDLVPMLKEINPNFLSAFQKTQSYLQESQEMVEDASIMIYQQVAKEEGDDIHFDLNQLKKLPNYKSYLYQWLNEFGFLAWNDIYDLVDGQSGKQVLSAEFRLLKNRDTLILSPISEMSEKEEFEITANDTEVNFPLKLRLCNVSHITIDSNKAIFVDAEKIQFPLVLRKWNEGDVFQPFGMNGKSKKVSKLFKDEKLSLIEKEKTWILSSDNQIVWVVGIRQDERFKIENTTNKILKIELHNEL; encoded by the coding sequence ATGTTTTCAAAATTTCAAAATCATATCGTTTCAAGATTTCCATTTCTGGAAGATCAAAAATTATTTCTTGCTGTTAGCGGAGGATTGGACAGTATGGTTTTATTGCATGTAATGAAGCAATTGCCTTATGAAATTGCGGTTTTGCATTGCAATTTTCAGCTTCGCGGATTAGAAAGTTTTGGCGATCAAAATTTCATTCAGGAATATTGTGATCAAAATAATATTCCTATTTACACCACACAATTCGATACCGAAGCTTTCGCTAAAGATTATAAATTATCGACGCAAGTTGCAGCACGTGAATTGCGTTACAGTTGGTTTTACGAACTTTTAGAAAAGGAGAATTTCGATTATATCTTAACCGCACATCATGCTGATGATAATCTGGAAACCTTTATTATCAACCTGACGCGCGGAACAGGACTAGAAGGATTAACGGGAATTCCGGAACAAAACGATCGAATTATTCGTCCGCTTTTGCCATTTTCGAGAGAAGAAATCCTGAAATATGCAGAGGATAATACTATAGAATGGCGGGAAGACAGCAGCAATGCATCAAATAAATATCTTCGAAATAAGATTCGCCACGATTTGGTTCCGATGCTCAAAGAAATCAATCCTAATTTTTTGAGTGCTTTCCAGAAAACACAATCGTATTTGCAGGAATCGCAGGAAATGGTCGAAGATGCTTCGATAATGATTTATCAGCAAGTTGCGAAAGAGGAAGGTGATGATATTCATTTCGATCTCAATCAGCTTAAAAAATTACCCAATTATAAATCGTATTTGTACCAATGGCTTAATGAATTTGGCTTTTTGGCCTGGAATGATATTTATGATTTGGTTGATGGGCAATCTGGAAAACAAGTACTTTCGGCAGAATTTCGCTTATTGAAAAACAGAGATACTTTGATTTTAAGTCCAATTTCTGAAATGTCAGAAAAGGAAGAATTTGAGATTACTGCAAACGATACAGAAGTTAATTTTCCCTTAAAATTGAGGCTTTGTAATGTAAGTCACATAACAATAGATTCAAATAAGGCTATATTTGTCGACGCTGAAAAAATCCAATTTCCGCTTGTTTTACGTAAATGGAATGAAGGAGATGTTTTTCAGCCTTTTGGGATGAACGGAAAATCGAAAAAAGTGAGTAAACTTTTTAAAGATGAAAAATTATCGTTGATCGAAAAAGAGAAAACATGGATTTTGTCTTCAGATAATCAGATTGTCTGGGTTGTTGGAATCAGACAGGATGAACGTTTTAAAATTGAAAATACCACAAATAAAATACTTAAAATAGAATTACATAATGAACTTTAA
- a CDS encoding ammonium transporter → MRKIILSVILITILVLTFISNFILSDNPIPAEAVKFDTGDTAWMIVATAFVLLMTPGLGFFYGGMVGKKNVISTMLQSFMAMVIVTILWVVVAFGLAFGPTIGGIIGNPSTNLFFEGVGTNTAWSLAPTIPFMLFALFQAKFAIITPALITGAFAERVRFWAYLLFMVLFILLIYAPLAHMTWHPDGVFFKMGVLDFAGGTVVHMSAGWAALAGAIFLGKRKIQKVNPARITYVLLGTGLLWFGWFGFNAGSALGANGLAVQALGTTTVAAAAAAMAWVFLDKIIGHKLSALGACIGAVVGLVAITPAAGFVSIPHAIFIGAFSAIVSNLVVSKFPKGKIDDALDVFACHGVGGMVGMLLTGVFASKAINPAVGDNQGLIFGTPTLFINQLTALVIVSIFAFVGSYILFFVVNKITPLRVTEEKEELGLDISQHGEFL, encoded by the coding sequence ATGCGAAAAATTATTTTAAGTGTGATCCTTATCACTATTTTGGTACTAACCTTTATATCCAACTTTATCCTGTCTGATAATCCTATTCCGGCAGAGGCTGTAAAGTTTGACACAGGAGATACAGCTTGGATGATCGTAGCAACTGCATTTGTATTGCTTATGACACCAGGACTAGGATTTTTCTACGGAGGAATGGTAGGTAAGAAAAACGTTATCAGTACAATGCTTCAAAGTTTCATGGCAATGGTAATTGTTACTATTTTATGGGTTGTTGTTGCTTTCGGATTGGCTTTTGGTCCTACTATTGGAGGAATCATCGGAAATCCATCTACTAATTTATTCTTTGAAGGTGTTGGTACTAACACTGCATGGAGTCTTGCCCCAACTATTCCGTTTATGTTATTCGCATTGTTTCAGGCAAAGTTTGCTATCATCACACCTGCATTAATCACTGGTGCATTTGCAGAGCGTGTACGTTTCTGGGCATACTTATTATTCATGGTTTTATTCATCTTACTTATATACGCTCCTTTAGCACACATGACATGGCATCCTGATGGAGTTTTCTTTAAAATGGGAGTATTAGATTTCGCCGGAGGAACAGTTGTGCATATGAGTGCTGGTTGGGCTGCATTGGCCGGAGCAATCTTCCTAGGAAAAAGAAAAATTCAAAAAGTGAATCCTGCCAGAATTACTTACGTATTATTAGGTACAGGTTTACTTTGGTTCGGATGGTTTGGTTTCAACGCAGGTTCTGCACTTGGAGCAAACGGCTTGGCTGTTCAGGCTTTAGGAACTACAACTGTTGCAGCTGCTGCAGCTGCTATGGCATGGGTTTTCCTTGACAAAATCATAGGACACAAATTATCTGCACTTGGTGCGTGTATCGGAGCTGTGGTAGGCCTTGTTGCTATTACACCTGCCGCAGGTTTCGTTAGTATTCCTCACGCTATTTTTATCGGAGCTTTCTCTGCAATCGTTAGTAACCTTGTAGTAAGCAAATTCCCTAAAGGTAAAATTGATGACGCATTAGACGTTTTTGCTTGCCACGGTGTTGGTGGTATGGTAGGAATGTTGTTAACAGGAGTTTTTGCTTCTAAAGCAATTAACCCTGCTGTTGGAGATAATCAAGGTTTGATCTTTGGAACTCCAACTTTATTCATCAACCAATTAACAGCTTTAGTAATCGTTTCAATCTTCGCTTTCGTAGGTTCTTACATCTTATTCTTTGTTGTAAATAAAATTACACCTCTAAGAGTTACTGAAGAAAAAGAAGAATTAGGATTAGACATTTCTCAACACGGAGAATTTTTATAA
- a CDS encoding anthranilate synthase component I family protein has product MRVSIHKHISNPEHFKQQLLSWSQQFREVIFLDSNSYPQEYSSFDCVLAVDAFTSLKTDFHNAFEDLKQYQQTTKDWLFGYLTYDLKNDVEPLKSSNFDGLDFPDLFFFQPKKIFLLKENQLEIQYLLLCDDEVEDDFEEIVKSNDEPFVTLSGFEVEQRISKEFYIEKVTKMLHHIHVGDMYEANFCMEFYAENAVINPLEKFQKLNGISQAPFSVFFKNNKQFLLSASPERYLKRVGETLISQPIKGTSKRFLDPVEDEKSKQFLESDSKERAENIMITDLVRNDLSHTAQKGSVEVVELCKIYSFLQVHQMISTITSKLDPQYSPIDVLKTTFPMGSMTGAPKISVMNIIENLEETKRGLYSGSIGYFTPEGDFDFNVVIRSILYNQENQYVSFSVGSAITAQSIPEKEYEECLLKAKAMHEVLR; this is encoded by the coding sequence TTGAGAGTTTCTATTCATAAACATATTTCAAATCCAGAGCATTTTAAACAACAACTTTTAAGCTGGTCGCAGCAATTTCGCGAGGTCATTTTTCTGGATAGTAATTCGTATCCGCAAGAATATTCCAGTTTTGATTGCGTGTTGGCTGTGGATGCTTTTACATCTTTAAAAACCGATTTTCATAATGCTTTCGAGGATTTAAAACAATATCAGCAAACGACCAAAGACTGGCTTTTTGGTTATCTTACTTATGATTTAAAAAATGATGTTGAACCGTTAAAATCTTCTAATTTTGATGGTTTAGATTTTCCGGATTTGTTTTTCTTTCAACCAAAAAAAATATTTTTATTGAAAGAAAATCAATTAGAAATACAGTATTTATTGCTTTGTGATGATGAGGTTGAAGATGATTTTGAGGAAATAGTTAAAAGTAATGATGAGCCGTTTGTTACACTGAGCGGATTCGAAGTGGAGCAACGAATTTCAAAAGAATTTTATATCGAAAAAGTAACAAAAATGCTGCATCACATTCACGTAGGTGATATGTACGAAGCGAATTTTTGTATGGAATTTTATGCTGAAAATGCAGTTATAAATCCGCTTGAAAAATTTCAGAAACTAAATGGTATTTCGCAAGCACCGTTTTCTGTTTTCTTTAAAAATAATAAACAATTTTTACTTTCTGCTTCGCCTGAAAGATATTTAAAAAGAGTAGGAGAGACTTTGATTTCGCAACCTATAAAAGGAACTTCAAAACGATTTTTAGATCCTGTTGAAGATGAAAAATCAAAACAATTTCTGGAATCAGATTCAAAAGAACGTGCTGAGAATATCATGATAACCGATTTGGTACGAAATGATTTATCACACACAGCGCAAAAAGGTTCGGTTGAGGTTGTAGAACTTTGTAAAATCTATTCGTTTTTGCAAGTACATCAAATGATTTCTACGATAACTTCAAAATTAGATCCGCAATATTCGCCAATCGATGTTTTAAAAACCACTTTCCCAATGGGAAGTATGACGGGTGCTCCAAAGATTTCGGTGATGAATATTATCGAAAATCTCGAAGAAACCAAACGCGGTTTGTATAGCGGATCAATTGGATATTTTACTCCCGAAGGCGATTTTGATTTTAATGTCGTTATCAGAAGTATTTTGTACAATCAGGAGAATCAATACGTTTCGTTTTCTGTAGGAAGCGCGATTACAGCACAATCAATCCCTGAAAAAGAATACGAAGAATGTTTGTTGAAGGCGAAAGCGATGCATGAAGTTTTAAGATAA
- a CDS encoding protein-disulfide reductase DsbD family protein: MNFNQYDQTIMSKSVWNKIIIFFLFFAFAKGNAQILEPVKWTSKIEKKSGNNAVLIFDGTIEKDWHMYSQFTPDGGPLALEIAFKNQKGNYTLVGKAKEGKTRTAFNDVFGVNETFFEGKAHIEQEITIINPNLKTVDVEFDFQVCKEVCINSNKKFSIAIPSTFKMDAVASVAEVKKDETKVEGLAVDTVKPTIEPAKTETAKAAVADASAEEDIPGPAPARSLWSIFFIAFISGFAALLTPCVFPMIPMTVSFFTKQSKSRAKGIRNAIFYGLSIIAIYVILGLIVTKIFGADALNALSTDVWFNLIFFIILIIFATSFLGAFEIMLPNSWGNKVDQQADRGGIIGILFMALALAIVSFSCTGPIVGTLLVEAASNGGIAPVIGMLGFSLALALPFMLFAMFPGWLNSLPKSGGWLNTVKVVLGFLELALAFKFLSNADLVLQLHLLEREVFIAIWIAIFAALTLYLFGKITLPHDSPLQHISVGRLYLGLLTLVFTVYLIPGLWGAPLKLISAFPPPPQYSESPFGVGGSANSGGSAESIKGLPDGAELGPHGIMVFHDYEDGLAYAKSINKPIMLDFTGYACVNCRKMENNVWSEPTILPILKNDVVLISLYVDDKRELPKEEQFVTKSGDKIITVGDKWTDFMISKYKTNTQPLYIITDLEGKNLNTSKPTISYVNADEYLHWLKEGIGNFK, translated from the coding sequence ATGAACTTTAATCAATACGATCAAACGATAATGTCGAAAAGTGTTTGGAATAAAATCATCATATTTTTCCTGTTTTTTGCTTTTGCAAAAGGAAATGCGCAAATCCTGGAACCAGTAAAATGGACTTCAAAAATTGAAAAGAAATCAGGAAATAATGCTGTTTTAATTTTTGATGGAACAATAGAAAAAGACTGGCACATGTATTCGCAATTTACGCCTGATGGTGGACCGCTTGCGTTGGAAATTGCATTTAAAAATCAAAAAGGAAATTATACTTTAGTTGGTAAAGCGAAAGAAGGAAAAACAAGAACGGCTTTTAATGATGTTTTTGGCGTAAACGAAACTTTCTTTGAAGGTAAAGCACATATCGAACAGGAAATCACCATCATAAATCCGAACTTAAAAACGGTTGATGTTGAGTTTGATTTTCAGGTTTGTAAAGAAGTTTGTATCAATTCGAATAAAAAATTCTCGATTGCAATTCCGTCAACATTTAAGATGGATGCGGTTGCCAGTGTAGCAGAAGTAAAGAAAGATGAAACTAAAGTAGAAGGTTTGGCTGTTGATACAGTAAAGCCAACTATTGAACCGGCTAAAACTGAAACTGCAAAAGCAGCTGTTGCTGATGCTTCTGCCGAAGAAGATATTCCCGGACCAGCTCCTGCAAGAAGTTTATGGTCGATCTTTTTTATTGCATTTATATCAGGATTCGCAGCGTTGTTAACGCCTTGTGTTTTCCCGATGATCCCAATGACAGTAAGTTTCTTTACCAAACAAAGTAAAAGCAGGGCTAAAGGAATTAGAAACGCTATTTTTTATGGACTTTCGATTATTGCTATTTATGTTATTTTAGGATTAATTGTCACTAAAATATTTGGTGCAGATGCATTAAATGCTTTGTCTACAGATGTTTGGTTTAACTTAATCTTCTTTATTATATTGATCATTTTTGCTACTTCATTTTTGGGAGCTTTCGAAATTATGTTACCAAATTCATGGGGAAATAAAGTAGATCAACAAGCAGACAGAGGCGGAATAATTGGAATATTGTTTATGGCTTTGGCTTTGGCAATTGTTTCGTTTTCTTGTACAGGACCAATTGTAGGAACATTATTGGTTGAAGCGGCTTCAAACGGCGGTATTGCTCCGGTGATCGGAATGTTAGGTTTCTCTTTAGCATTGGCTTTGCCATTTATGTTATTTGCGATGTTCCCGGGCTGGTTAAATTCTTTGCCAAAATCCGGAGGATGGCTGAATACTGTAAAAGTAGTTTTAGGATTCTTAGAACTGGCTTTAGCATTTAAATTTTTATCAAATGCCGATTTAGTGCTACAATTGCATTTATTAGAAAGAGAAGTTTTTATCGCAATTTGGATTGCCATTTTTGCAGCATTGACTTTATATTTATTCGGAAAAATTACTTTACCGCACGATAGTCCGCTACAGCATATTTCAGTGGGAAGATTGTATTTAGGATTGCTTACATTAGTGTTTACAGTATATTTAATTCCGGGACTTTGGGGAGCACCATTAAAATTAATCAGCGCTTTCCCGCCACCGCCACAATATAGTGAAAGTCCGTTTGGAGTAGGAGGTTCTGCTAATTCAGGCGGAAGTGCCGAATCTATAAAAGGATTGCCAGACGGAGCTGAATTAGGACCGCACGGTATTATGGTTTTTCATGATTACGAAGATGGACTAGCGTATGCAAAATCAATCAACAAACCGATCATGCTTGATTTTACCGGTTATGCGTGTGTGAATTGCAGAAAAATGGAAAACAATGTTTGGTCTGAACCAACAATTTTGCCCATCCTGAAAAACGATGTTGTTTTGATTTCTCTGTATGTAGATGATAAACGCGAGTTGCCAAAAGAGGAACAATTTGTAACTAAATCTGGCGATAAGATCATTACAGTTGGCGACAAATGGACCGATTTCATGATCTCAAAATATAAAACCAATACGCAGCCATTATACATTATTACTGATTTAGAAGGTAAGAATTTAAACACTTCAAAACCAACTATTAGTTATGTAAATGCAGATGAATATTTGCATTGGCTGAAAGAAGGAATTGGAAATTTTAAATAA